A window of the Lagenorhynchus albirostris unplaced genomic scaffold, mLagAlb1.1 scaffold_351, whole genome shotgun sequence genome harbors these coding sequences:
- the LOC132514347 gene encoding interferon-gamma-inducible GTPase 10-like encodes MDWFTSYFLSGKNFEQLAQKCVPHYSTLISKAVGILSQESVERIQRVFQEGKLKEVVEEIQEALQKSENAPLDVAVIGQSGSGKSSFINALLGLGHEEEGSAHVGVVPTTMKKTPYQHPKYPSVTFWDLPGTGTPNSLPDPYLEIVGDDDYDFFIIISSSRFSSNDALLAQKIKEKGKNFYFVRTMVDVELHSEEKSKPISFKKERVLQQIRDDYLAILSNIGVSNPCVFLVSNFHPDKFDFPRLQETLLQDLPAHKRYTFVLQLSNLSDAFIEVKRVILKEKIWLNALKSAALAIIPFMAFFSGFDLPKQEKCLNLYRSYFGLDEQSVKEIAQKLGTSVQEIKSSTKSLDFWLFVKNDSIAAKAMKCAESFCSVNGGLRSSIFQFLKVYFLRLKFINTVADDVKMLLHKTLES; translated from the coding sequence ATGGATTGGTTCACCTCCTATTTCCTGTCAGGAAAGAATTTTGAGCAATTGGCCCAAAAATGTGTCCCACACTACTCCACCTTGATCAGCAAGGCAGTGGGGATCCTCTCTCAGGAAAGTGTTGAACGTATTCAAAGAGTCTTTCAGGAGGGGAAGCTAAAAGAGGTGGTTGAAGAGATTCAGGAAGCACTTCAGAAATCTGAGAACGCTCCCTTGGATGTGGCTGTGATCGGGCAATCTGGTTCTGGGAAGTCCAGTTTCATCAATGCCCTGCTAGGTCTTGGTCATGAAGAGGAGGGGTCTGCTCACGTTGGAGTTGTGCCAACCACCATGAAGAAAACCCCCTATCAACATCCGAAATATCCCAGTGTGACCTTCTGGGACCTGCCTGGAACTGGGACTCCCAATTCCCTTCCAGATCCTTATCTAGAAATTGTGGGAGATGATGACTAtgactttttcatcattatttcttcCTCACGGTTCAGCTCAAATGATGCTCTCCTGGCCCAGAAAAtcaaggagaaggggaagaatttCTACTTTGTTAGAACAATGGTGGATGTTGAATTACACAgtgaagagaaaagcaaacccaTATCCTTCAAAAAGGAGAGAGTCCTTCAGCAGATCCGAGACGACTACCTGGCTATTCTCAGCAACATCGGAGTATCTAATCCGTGTGTCTTCCTGGTCTCCAACTTTCACCCGGATAAGTTTGATTTCCCAAGACTGCAGGAGACATTGCTGCAGGATCTCCCTGCACATAAGCGCTACACCTTTGTGCTCCAGTTGTCCAATTTGTCTGATGCTTTCATTGAGGTGAAGAGAGTTATCCTCAAAGAGAAGATCTGGCTGAATGCCCTGAAATCAGCCGCTTTGGCCATCATCCCTTTCATGGCCTTCTTCAGTGGCTTTGACTTGCCTAAACAGGAGAAGTGCTTGAACCTTTATCGAAGCTATTTTGGTTTGGATGAGCAGTCAGTCAAAGAGATTGCCCAGAAACTGGGCACATCTGTGCAAGAGATCAAGAGCTCCACAAAGTCCTTGGATTTCTGGTTATTTGTGAAGAATGACAGTATAGCAGCAAAGGCCATGAAATGTGCTGAATCCTTTTGCTCAGTGAACGGAGGACTCCGATCTTCTATCTTTCAAtttttgaaagtatattttttaCGTTTGAAATTCATCAATACGGTGGCCGATGATGTTAAAATGCTGTTGCATAAGACTTTAGAGAGCTGA